The genomic DNA GCCCACGAGAACTCACGAGCAACAACAGATTGCATTGCGTCAGAGCACGCGCTCAGAGAGAGATCAACTACGCCGGGCTCGGCGTCGAACACCTGCCGCTCGCCCGCTCACAAGAAGGCCGCGACGGCCAGGGCGATGCAGGCCACCGTAGCCGCCAAGCTCacggccgctgcggcggcgccgttctTCTTCGAGTCGGCCTTATCCTCGGCGTCACCCTCCGGCGCGTCGGCGGGGGCCAGGTCGGGCGAGTCCGccgggggcgcgggcggggaATGCGAAGGGGActtggccttcttcttcttggcggCGGCCTTGGGAGAGGGCGCGGGCGCAGATGTTTCGGGAGCCGGGGCCGAAGCGGGCACGTCGGCGGCCGGtccgggcgccggcgcgggggacGGTGCGCCGCCGAATAGCTCGGACGGGAGCAGCAATTTGTCCACCGTGAGGATGACCGTCGGGGTGTCGTCCAGCACGGTAGACGCGACGCGGGACTTGCCCAAGCCGGTGTCCAGCGACACGTCGTCGCCGCTGGAGACGACGGAGAGGCCGTATTTCCCCGCGCCGGTAGAGGCCAGGGTCGGGATGTCGCCCTTGGCGACCTTGAGCGACGCCTTGGGCGCGTACTGCGGCAGCGCGTGGTACTGCAGCAGCGTGACGAGGTCGGCGCTGGAGAGCTTGCTCAGATCGGGCAGGCCCTTGGCCTTGAAGGCGTCGTCGTTGGGCGCGAGCAGCGTGAGCGCCTTGTCCATGGCGGCCTGGTACATCTTGACGACCCCGGACGACACGATGAGGCGCGCGAACTGCTTGCAGCCGGCCTTGTCGAGGATGTCCGTGAGGTTGACGGAGGAGGCCGACGGGGAGCCGAAGAGGCCCGGGAAGGTGATGGGGTCGGAGACCTCGAGGACGGAGAGGGTGGACGGCTCCGTGTCGACGCGCTTGGTGTAGGTGGACTGGAACTTGGcgccgggcgcggcggaggcgaagcCGACCTTGCCACCGCGGAGGTCGGTGATGTTGACGTGGCCCATGTTGCCGGCGGCCTGGCCGGTCTTCTGGTAGAGCGAGGTGGTGAGCTCGGAGCCGGAGTCGAGGGAGTGCAGCTTCTTCTCGTCGAAGTAGTCGAGGAGGGTGAGCATGCGGAGCGCGTTCTTGATTTCGGCGAGGGAGAGGTTGGCGACGAGCGAGGACATGGCGCCGTTGGTGAGGACGAGGACGGTGACCGTGTGCTCGCTGTTGATCTCGTCGCACACCTTGGTCTCGGAGAGGTAGCTGTTGTACAGCGTGTACTCCGACCGGCCGTCGAGGACCGCCGTGATGTTGTGGGAGGAggagtcgacggcggcggcgaatgCCGCGGCAAGGGAGAGGACGGCGAGGACGAGGTGGccgcggtggtggtggggggcggcggccatggcgccgcgCGTTGCggggcggctgctgctgggTTGAGGGGAGGTCCGGGTTGAGGAGAAGGGGAGAAACCGGAGAAGGATGGGCAGCGTGGGGGATAAGGACGAGGCTCCGCTGCAGTTGGCCGCCGTGCAGTTGAGTCACTGTGTGTGGAGCTGCACGCGTGGGGCCCACGTAGCAGTGACCCAACTGCAGGGAAGTAACTGCAGCGGATCCGGTTCCGGGGGATAAATGAGGGGAGGGGTTTAGCGTGGCCGTTTTGTTTTGTGGGGCGCGGCCGCGTGGGTTTTGCAGTTTGGGCCTTCCGGGGTTGAGGGGTTGGGgagttgggttgggttttgacCCTGGGTTAAGGTTCGGGGTGAAGCGGTGCTGGTGAGTGGTGACAGGGTGAGGGGCACTGGTGCTTCGATTGCTGTGATGATTTTCTGTGGTGGGGTGGGGTGACTCGCGTGCTGGGGCGGTATGGAGTGGAGCACGAGGAGTAGACCCGCCGTACAAGTTATCTGAAAATTTATGCACATTTGTTTTACAGTACAAATATTTGCTTAttttttagttgcaaaatttaaaattccaaaactatcacatcatTATACGCCATCATCCCGCCTGTTGAGTGCGAAGGCAAAAGCAAAACGCATGATTTCCATGCTCGATCATGTAGCCAGCGAAATGACGCCAGATTAATGGACGGGTTTGATTGCCGCTTCCCCACTCTCTTTCACATGCACTTGGTAAATGCGCGAGCCCTCGCTCGGAAGAAGACGTCTCCTACAAGGAACAAAACGAACTCATAACCATATGCGAAATGGTGCTCTAACAACGAATTGATCCAGCGGTTGACCGTGCTCCTCCTCGCATTTTGATaaacacaaagaaaaaaaaagagttttcTCTGAGTGTCGGTGGTGGTCGTAGGCCCACCCGTAATGGGCTCATAGGCCCACACCCTTCATGGGCCTCATTACTAACTAGAGCCCACGTTCCCCTCGGTAACAAACACAGGGTGAACGTTTTCTTTGACCGCTACCAGTGACCAGTGTGAGTGCGATGAAAGAATGCCGTTTATGGTCGTCTTCGTCTGTTCTGTCGTGCCCCGTATCCCGCGTGTTATAGGGACAGGCTAGTTGCTTGTGGAAGGCGCGACTCGGCGCTGTATTGGAGGGTCAGCGCGACTCGGCGCTGTGGAAGAGGGCCATCTTCGTGAGCTGCGGAAATCGAACATGAGCCGAGTACAGCTTCAAGTGATGGCTCCCATATTTGCAGCGCAACTGCGCAAGCGATGTATAGCCATGCTGGATCCATCCAGCCTGGATCAGTTGCGTTGCGGTGCTGCGACACCGTAGAGTGGTTGGAGACCCAGCTGGCTTTTTATTGGGTATTTGGTTTTAAAGACGCCTAATGTAGATTCTCATTCCATTGCGAGTTCATCCTACCATTTTATATGAAATTAATTTTATCTCTCATGTTTATATTAAATATGGTCATATGGTACTTAGGTGGTGATGTAATAACCTATTACATTTCTCAAGTCAATAAACTAAATTTTGAGGATGGAAGTGGTGATGAATCATCTCATTAACCATTTTCTAGATAAAATACATCTTATAGCGAAAGTTAGAGGAGAACTTTTATAAAAAGGAAGTTAGATAAGCTAAACTTAGAACAAACTAAAACCTCTCAGATTTTGAAACGAATTGAGTACTGAATAAGCAAACTAAGATATGATGCAGCTAGGCAACTTGATGATACTAATAATGCTAATAAGCTAGGTACCTTGGGCAACACTAATTCGGAGGCAACGTTGATTGTTGAGTGCTATATTGATGGCAACATAAAGTGAACTAACGAGCATACTAATGCACATATATTCGCCCTGCAAGGGGTCCGGTTCGATCCCTTCCTGGACTCGTCCCGCCCCTTAAATCAGGTAACAGATCAAAGCGGATCGCCCCTGAATAAAAGAGGTGCAATTGAGTCCGTGAGCCATTGACCCTGGGGTGACCCGAACCACCCCTGCTGTTCTCATCGATATGTCCCATCACCTAGCCAATACACAGCTGCCTACCGTCGCCGAGGCAGCAGCTAGCCATGACGAGTGGTGCACTTGTGCAGGTGGGTCGCCCCCTGAACCTCCTTGGACACCAGAGGAGCGGAGGATTCATGTTCAGGGGCGCTCCGAGTCGCACCGTTTGCAGGCTGAACATATATTGAGATTTTGTAATTTCTTTTGTTAAGTATAAGAAaatactttttttaaaaaaataccaaAGGGCGGAACAAAACATCAACAAACAAGGAGTTGTTCTGGGCGTGGATCTCTGATCTAACGGTGCTCTTGCGTGCCGCTTCCTCCCGCAAGTCACAACGAGGAGCCAGCAACTCGAGAAAACAAACCGCACGCCGCAAGGAACGTCGGATCCACgcacacccgccgccgccgccgcctcatcctCCCAGAtggcggcgacctcgccggagaAGAGGCCTCCTCGCTCGCTATTCGACCTTCCCTCGGAGTTCTTCGATTCAACAGTCCTCCTCCGGGCTCATCCCTCCACCGCCCCCTCCGCGGTGGAACCGTCGGAGCCCTCCCGGCCACCGCCGAcgactcagcagcagcagcaaccgtCAGAAGCTGTGGGGTCCAGGTGGACGTGCAACACCTGCGCTGCGGAGTTCGAATCGCTGCAGGAGCAGCGCGAGCACTTCAAGTCCGACCTACACCGCCTCAACGTATCTGCTTCCTACTCTTAACTGAACCAAGTATCTTTCACTACTGAATTGATTGTTGGAATATGTTGTTTATGATGATGGATGTGATGAAATAGGCTAGCAATTTCTATAATAGCTATGCTGATCATGGTAGGCATTCTCAAGTAGCTTTGTAGCTAGAACATCCAATTAAGTTTGCTGTGCTGTGGAGTTGATTGACTTGCTTACTTATTGGAAAAGAACAACTTATGAGGGTCAATCTTTTAACTTCGTAACATTATGCGATGGCCACAGGAAAATCTAATCATGTCCCTGACAGCAGAGCATTGCTATTGTACTGAAACTCCCAAACCATATAATGGAGCGTTTTGAAACTCTGAAAGGCTCCGTTTCACATTGCTCTGTTGGACTGCACTGTGTTGTGGAAGatgttatgatttttttttgtctagTTGTTATTTTCTCGCATACTCTGAAAATAAGCAGTTACGTTCTTTCATAGAACTTTGGATAATAAGAAGGAATATATATCCTTCTGTTTTTTTCCTCATATGATCCAATTACTATTTGGTTTGGTTCTGTGCAGAATATCATTTTCAATGTCTTAATATCAAACACGTGTCTCATATTATTGATCATCTTGcttctatttttgttttttcatcCCCATCAGGTTAAGTTGAGCATTGCTGGTAAAACTATTATAAAGGAAG from Panicum virgatum strain AP13 chromosome 7N, P.virgatum_v5, whole genome shotgun sequence includes the following:
- the LOC120683252 gene encoding fasciclin-like arabinogalactan protein 8, which translates into the protein MAAAPHHHRGHLVLAVLSLAAAFAAAVDSSSHNITAVLDGRSEYTLYNSYLSETKVCDEINSEHTVTVLVLTNGAMSSLVANLSLAEIKNALRMLTLLDYFDEKKLHSLDSGSELTTSLYQKTGQAAGNMGHVNITDLRGGKVGFASAAPGAKFQSTYTKRVDTEPSTLSVLEVSDPITFPGLFGSPSASSVNLTDILDKAGCKQFARLIVSSGVVKMYQAAMDKALTLLAPNDDAFKAKGLPDLSKLSSADLVTLLQYHALPQYAPKASLKVAKGDIPTLASTGAGKYGLSVVSSGDDVSLDTGLGKSRVASTVLDDTPTVILTVDKLLLPSELFGGAPSPAPAPGPAADVPASAPAPETSAPAPSPKAAAKKKKAKSPSHSPPAPPADSPDLAPADAPEGDAEDKADSKKNGAAAAAVSLAATVACIALAVAAFL